In Balaenoptera acutorostrata chromosome 12, mBalAcu1.1, whole genome shotgun sequence, a single window of DNA contains:
- the LOC130709339 gene encoding heterogeneous nuclear ribonucleoprotein A3-like, producing MRDPQTNRSRGFGFVTYSWVEEVDAAMCARPHKVDGRVVEPKRAVSREDSVKPGAHLTVKKIFVGGIKEDTEECNLRDYFEKYGKIETIEVMEDRQSGKKRGFAFVTFDDHDTIDKIVVQKYHTINGHHCEVKKALSKQEMQSAGSQRGRGGGSGNFMGRGGNFGGGGGNFGRGGNFGGRGGYGGGGGGSRGSYGGGDGGYNGFGGDGGNYGGGPGYSSRGGYGGGGPGYGNQDGGYGGGGGGYDGYNEGGNFGGNYGGGGSYNDFGNYSGQQQSNYGPMKGGSFGGRSSGSPYGGGYGSGGGSGGYGSRRFSKLRRKGLQFLAGERARSCQESCRLL from the coding sequence ATGAGAGACCCCCAAACAAACCGTTCCAGGGGCTTTGGTTTTGTGACTTACTCTTGGGTTGAAGAGGTGGATGCAGCAATGTGTGCTCGACCACACAAGGTTGATGGGCGTGTAGTGGAACCAAAGAGAGCTGTTTCTAGAGAGGATTCTGTAAAGCCTGGTGCCCATCTCACAGTGAAGAAAATTTTTGTTGGTGGtattaaagaagatacagaagAATGTAATTTGAGAGACTACTTTGAAAAGTATGGCAAGATTGAAACCATAGAAGTTATGGAAGACAGGCAGAGTGGAAAAAAGAGAGGATTTGCTTTTGTAACTTTTGATGATCATGATACCATTGATAAAATTGTTGTTCAGAAATACCACACTATTAATGGGCATCATTGTGAAGTGAAAAAGGCCCTTTCTAAACAAGAAATGCAATCTGCTGGATCACAGAGAGGTCGTGGAGGTGGATCTGGCAACTTTATGGGTCGTGGAGGAAACTTTGGAGGTGGTGGAGGTAACTTTGGCCGTGGTGGAAACTTTGGTGGAAGAGGAGGctatggtggtggaggtggtggcagcAGAGGTAGTTatggaggaggtgatggtggaTATAACGGATTTGGAGGCGACGGTGGTAACTATGGTGGTGGTCCTGGTTACAGTAGTAGAGGAGGCTATGGTGGTGGTGGACCAGGATATGGAAACCAAGATGGTGGATATGGTGGCGGTGGTGGAGGATATGATGGTTACAATGAAGGAGGAAATTTTGGAGGTAactatggtggtggtgggagctaTAATGATTTTGGAAATTATAGTGGCCAACAGCAATCAAATTATGGACCCATGAAGGGAGGCAGTTTTGGTGGAAGAAGCTCGGGAAGTCCCTATGGTGGTGGTTATGGATCTGGTGGTGGAAGTGGTGGCTATGGTAGCAGAAGGTTctcaaaactcagaagaaaagggctaCAGTTCTTAGCAGGAGAGAGAGCGAGGAGTTGTCAGGAAAGCTGCAGGTTACTTTGA
- the LOC130709342 gene encoding protein MIX23-like, which produces MYYGPNMAAPSGGVSCEEFAEFQELLKVMRTIDDRIVHELNTTVPTASFAGKIDASQTCKQLYESLMAAHASRDRVIKNCIAQTSSVVKQLREEREKNLDNLTLLKQLRKEQTKLKWMQSELNVEEVVNDRSWKVFNERCRIHFKPPKNE; this is translated from the coding sequence ATGTACTATGGGCCCAATATGGCGGCGCCCAGTGGCGGTGTGAGCTGTGAGGAGTTCGCCGAGTTCCAGGAATTACTCAAGGTGATGAGGACGATTGATGACAGAATAGTACATGAATTAAACACTACGGTTCCAACAGCTTCCTTTGCAGGGAAAATTGATGCCAGCCAAACCTGTAAACAACTTTATGAGTCTTTGATGGCGGCTCATGCCAGTAGGGACCGAGTCATAAAAAACTGTATAGCTCAGACCTCATCAGTAGTAAAACAGCTccgagaggagagagaaaagaatttggACAATTTAACGTTATTAAAGCAACTTAGAAAAGAACAGACAAAGTTGAAATGGATGCAGTCAGAACTGAATGTTGAAGAAGTGGTAAATGACAGGAGCTGGAAGGTGTTTAATGAACGCTGCCGAATTCACTTCAAGCCtccaaagaatgaataa
- the LOC130709344 gene encoding mitochondrial import inner membrane translocase subunit Tim8 A-like, whose product MASSSSSSAAGLGSVDPQLQHFIEVETQKQRFQQLVHQMTELCWEKCMDKPGPKLDSRAEACFVNCAERFIDTSQFILNRLEQTQKSKPVFSESLSD is encoded by the coding sequence ATGGCGTCCTCCTCGTCTTCCTCCGCAGCGGGTTTGGGCTCGGTCGACCCGCAGCTGCAGCATTTCATTGAGGTAGAGACTCAGAAGCAGCGCTTCCAGCAGCTGGTGCACCAGATGACGGAACTTTGTTGGGAAAAGTGCATGGACAAGCCTGGGCCAAAGTTGGACAGTCGGGCTGAGGCCTGTTTTGTGAACTGCGCTGAGCGCTTCATTGATACAAGCCAATTCATCTTGAATCGACTGGAACAGACCCAGAAATCCAAGCCAGTCTTCTCAGAAAGCCTTTCTGACTGA